The region GCGATTCCGCCGCCGATCAGGACCACCCCGGCGAGCCAGAGCGCCGTGATGACGGCGGTGAGCGGGTGGAGGGTCAGCGTGCAGCGGACGCGCGACCCGCCCGCGTCTGGAACGATCCGGCCGTGGATCGTGGGGAGGAACGAGTTCCGGTAGCCGATGATCCTCCGGATGCGGAACCCGGCGCCGCCGACCTCGCCTTCGAACGCACGCGCCGCCTTTCCCGAGCGGAACCGGCGCTCCGGCTCGACCGCGGCGGCGAGCCGCGACGCAGCTTCGGCGGCGGGCAGGGCGGAGTGGAGCTCGTAGCGCTCGAACGGGAGCAGAGGCATGGCCGCGGCGATCCCCTGTTCAGTGCCGGCCAGGCCGGTGGGTGGGCACGAGGGCAGGGAGCTGGTCCCGGCGGGCGAGCTCCCCGGCGATCGCCGCGCGCGGACCGGACCTGCTCACCGGGTGACTTCGCCCGGGGGATGGTGAGACGCGGACAGGCTGCCCCGTGCCTGGTATGTGAAGAGTCGTGATCCGTGGCCGCCCGCTATTCCGACGGGCACCGGAACGGGTTCTCGTCGGGGTTGGCGTTGCTCAGGTTCACGCGCACCGTGTCTCCGGACCGGACGCGCACCGGCTGCAGCCAGGTCCAGCGCGTCCCCCCGTACGCCGTGTCCGCCCACACGCGGTACTCCCCGGGCGCGACGGTATCGATGAAGAACTGCGCGGCCGCGGTGGCGGTCACCGTCCGCCGCGCGCGCTGGGAAAGGAGCTGCGCGCGCCGGCCCCACGCCGTCTCCCGCGCCGCCGAGTCGGCGCCGGCCGCGGCGTCCCGGCGCGGGCAGAGCCGGGCGAGCATGGTGTCGAGCGCCTCGTCTTCCGGGACCAGCCCCACCCGCAGCCCGCCGAAGCTCACCTCCTGCCCCGTCTCCAGCACGATGTACGCGTCCCCGACGACGGTGCCCGGGGCGGAGTCGCCGCACGCCGCCAGTCCGAGGGCGCCGCAGAGGGCGAGGAGGGAGATCGTGCCGGGGCGAATCGAGCGAAGCATGTCCGGGAGAAGAAGGTCGGGATGATCGAGCGCCGGGCGGGCTACCGCGGCGCGGAGGCGCGCCGCAGCCGGTCGCGGATGCCGGCCCACTCCGGCGTGTCGGGGACGCTCTCGACGTAGACGAGGTCGCAGCCGCGCGCGTCCAGCTCGTGCAGGGCGGCGTAGAGGCGCGCGGCGTACTCCCGCGCGTCGGCGGGCATCTCCACCACCTCGGCGCCGGGGCTCGCCGCCGGCGCGAAGGCGATCACCCCTACCGTGCGCTCCTCGTCGCTCCCCCACGACGCCCGCCCGAAGACGCGCTGGCGCTCGGCGGGGGGGAAGAGGCGCACCTCCGCGCGCGGGGCGTAGTGCCGGTCCAGCATCCCCGGAGAGGGGCGGGCCGCCTTCCCCTCCGGCTCGTCCGCCGCCGCCGCCACCTCGCCCAGCACCTCGCGCAGCTCGTCGAGCGAGATGGAGCCGGGGCGCAGCACCGTGGGCACCTCGCCCGCCAGGCTGAGCACGGTGGACTCGATGCCGACCGGCGTGGGCCCGGCGTCGAGGAGCAGGTCGACCCGCGCCCCCAAACTGCGGCGGACGTGCTCGGCGGTGGTGGGCGACACCTGCGCGGAGCGGTTGGCGCTCGGCGCGGCGACCGGGATCCCCGCCGTCTCCAGCAGCGCGTGCGCCACCGGGTGCGCCGGGACGCGCAGCCCCACCGTGGCCAGCC is a window of Longimicrobium sp. DNA encoding:
- a CDS encoding L-threonylcarbamoyladenylate synthase, whose protein sequence is MNVLRVDPSRPEKAALERAAEVLRGGGLVAFPTETVYGLGAHALDPAAVERIYAAKGRPAYNPLIVHVPGVELARALAAAWPEAADRLAARFWPGPLTLVVPRSAVIPEAVSAGLATVGLRVPAHPVAHALLETAGIPVAAPSANRSAQVSPTTAEHVRRSLGARVDLLLDAGPTPVGIESTVLSLAGEVPTVLRPGSISLDELREVLGEVAAAADEPEGKAARPSPGMLDRHYAPRAEVRLFPPAERQRVFGRASWGSDEERTVGVIAFAPAASPGAEVVEMPADAREYAARLYAALHELDARGCDLVYVESVPDTPEWAGIRDRLRRASAPR